One segment of Rattus norvegicus strain BN/NHsdMcwi chromosome 16, GRCr8, whole genome shotgun sequence DNA contains the following:
- the Atp4b gene encoding potassium-transporting ATPase subunit beta isoform X1, which translates to MAALQEKKSCSQRMAEFRQYCWNPDTGQMLGRTPARWVWISLYYAAFYVVMTGLFALCIYVLMQTIDPYTPDYQDQLKSPGVTLRPDVYGERGLQISYNISENSSWAGLTHTLHSFLAGYTPASQQDSINCSSEKYFFQETFSAPNHTKFSCKFTADMLQNCSGLVDPSFGFEEGKPCFIIKMNRIVKFLPSNNTAPRVDCTFQPRKDIEPLQVQYYPPNGTFSLHYFPYYGKKAQPHYSNPLVAAKFLNVPKNTQVLIVCKIMADHVTFDNPHDPYEGKVEFKLTIQK; encoded by the exons ATGGCAGCCCTGCAGGAGAAGAAGTCATGCAGCCAGCGCATGGCCGAATTCCGGCAATACTGTTGGAACCCGGACACTGGGCAGATGCTGGGCCGCACCCCAGCCCGGTGGG TGTGGATCAGCCTGTACTATGCAGCTTTCTACGTGGTCATGACTGGGCTCTTTGCCTTGTGCATCTATGTGCTGATGCAGACCATTGATCCCTACACCCCCGACTACCAGGACCAGTTAAAGTCACCGG GGGTAACCTTGAGACCGGATGTGTATGGGGAAAGAGGGCTGCAGATTTCCTACAACATCTCTGAAAACAGCTCCTGGGCTGGcctcacacacaccctccacagCTTCTTAGCGG GCTACACCCCAGCATCCCAGCAGGACAGCATCAACTGTTCGTCTGAAAAGTACTTCTTCCAGGAGACCTTTTCTGCTCCGAACCATACCAAGTTCTCCTGCAAGTTCACGGCGGACATGCTACAGAATTGCTCAGGCCTGGTGGACCCCAGTTTCGGCTTTGAGGAGGGAAAGCCCTGCTTCATTATTAAAATGAACAGG ATTGTCAAGTTCCTGCCCAGCAACAACACGGCTCCCCGAGTGGACTGCACCTTCCAG CCCCGGAAGGACATTGAACCCCTGCAGGTCCAGTACTATCCCCCCAATGGTACCTTCAGTCTCCACTACTTCCCCTACTACGGCAAGAAAGCACAG CCCCACTACAGCAACCCTCTGGTGGCGGCAAAGTTCCTCAACGTCCCCAAAAACACGCAAGTCCTCATCGTGTGCAAGATCATGGCGGACCACGTGACCTTCGACAACCCCCACGACCCCTATGAAGGGAAGGTGGAGTTCAAGCTCACAATACAGAAGTAA
- the Atp4b gene encoding potassium-transporting ATPase subunit beta, with amino-acid sequence MAALQEKKSCSQRMAEFRQYCWNPDTGQMLGRTPARWVWISLYYAAFYVVMTGLFALCIYVLMQTIDPYTPDYQDQLKSPGVTLRPDVYGERGLQISYNISENSSWAGLTHTLHSFLAGYTPASQQDSINCSSEKYFFQETFSAPNHTKFSCKFTADMLQNCSGLVDPSFGFEEGKPCFIIKMNRIVKFLPSNNTAPRVDCTFQDDPQKPRKDIEPLQVQYYPPNGTFSLHYFPYYGKKAQPHYSNPLVAAKFLNVPKNTQVLIVCKIMADHVTFDNPHDPYEGKVEFKLTIQK; translated from the exons ATGGCAGCCCTGCAGGAGAAGAAGTCATGCAGCCAGCGCATGGCCGAATTCCGGCAATACTGTTGGAACCCGGACACTGGGCAGATGCTGGGCCGCACCCCAGCCCGGTGGG TGTGGATCAGCCTGTACTATGCAGCTTTCTACGTGGTCATGACTGGGCTCTTTGCCTTGTGCATCTATGTGCTGATGCAGACCATTGATCCCTACACCCCCGACTACCAGGACCAGTTAAAGTCACCGG GGGTAACCTTGAGACCGGATGTGTATGGGGAAAGAGGGCTGCAGATTTCCTACAACATCTCTGAAAACAGCTCCTGGGCTGGcctcacacacaccctccacagCTTCTTAGCGG GCTACACCCCAGCATCCCAGCAGGACAGCATCAACTGTTCGTCTGAAAAGTACTTCTTCCAGGAGACCTTTTCTGCTCCGAACCATACCAAGTTCTCCTGCAAGTTCACGGCGGACATGCTACAGAATTGCTCAGGCCTGGTGGACCCCAGTTTCGGCTTTGAGGAGGGAAAGCCCTGCTTCATTATTAAAATGAACAGG ATTGTCAAGTTCCTGCCCAGCAACAACACGGCTCCCCGAGTGGACTGCACCTTCCAG GATGACCCCCAAAAGCCCCGGAAGGACATTGAACCCCTGCAGGTCCAGTACTATCCCCCCAATGGTACCTTCAGTCTCCACTACTTCCCCTACTACGGCAAGAAAGCACAG CCCCACTACAGCAACCCTCTGGTGGCGGCAAAGTTCCTCAACGTCCCCAAAAACACGCAAGTCCTCATCGTGTGCAAGATCATGGCGGACCACGTGACCTTCGACAACCCCCACGACCCCTATGAAGGGAAGGTGGAGTTCAAGCTCACAATACAGAAGTAA
- the Tfdp1 gene encoding transcription factor Dp-1 (The RefSeq protein has 1 substitution compared to this genomic sequence), producing the protein MKVCEKVQRKGTTSYNEVADELVAEFSAADNHILPNESAYDQKNIRRRVYDALNVLMAMNIISKEKKEIKWIGLPTNSAQECQNLEVERQRRLERIKQKQSHLQELILQQIAFKNLVQRNRQAEQQARRPPPPNSVIHLPFIIVNTSRKTVIDCSISNDKFEYLFNFDNTFEIHDDIEVLKRMGMACGLESGSCSAEDLKVARSLVPKALEPYVTEMAQGSIGGVFVTTTGSTSNGTRLSASDLSNGADGMLATSSNGSQYSGSRVETPVSYVGEDDDDDDDFNENDEED; encoded by the exons ATGAAGGTGTGTGAGAAGGTGCAGAGGAAAGGGACGACCTCCTACAATGAGGTGGCCGACGAGCTGGTTGCCGAGTTCAGCGCCGCTGACAACCACATCTTACCCAACGAGTCCGCCTACGACCAGAAGAACATCCGGCGGCGTGTGTACGATGCCTTAAATGTGCTGATGGCCATGAACATCATCTccaaggagaagaaggagatcaagtggatcgGCCTGCCCACCAACTCTGCTCAGGAGTGCCAGAACTTAGAG GTAGAGAGGCAGCGGAGGCTGGAGAGGATCAAACAAAAGCAGTCACAGCTCCAGGAGCTCATCCTGCAG CAAATTGCCTTCAAGAACTTGGTGCAGAGAAATCGCCAAGCGGAGCAGCAGGCCCGCAGGCCACCGCCTCCCAACTCTGTCATCCACTTGCCCTTCATCATTGTCAACACCAGCAGGAAGACAGTCATCGACTGCAGCATCTCCAATGACAA ATTTGAGTATCTGTTCAACTTTGACAACACGTTTGAAATCCACGATGATATCGAGGTGCTCAAGCGCATGGGCATGGCCTGTGGGCTGGAGTCGGGCAGCTGCTCTGCTGAAGACCTCAAggtggcgagaagtctggtaccaaaagctctagaaccgtATGTGACAG agatggctcagggatccATTGGCGGAGTATTTGTCACGACAACAGGTTCTACATCCAATGGCACAAGGCTTTCTGCCAG TGATTTGAGCAATGGTGCAGATGGGATGCTGGCCACGAGCTCCAATGGGTCTCAGTACAGCGGCTCCAGGGTGGAGACCCCTGTGTCCTACGTTGGGGaggatgacgacgacgacgatgacttTAATGAGAACGACGAGGAGGATTGA
- the Tfdp1 gene encoding transcription factor Dp-1 isoform X2, with translation MKVCEKVQRKGTTSYNEVADELVAEFSAADNHILPNESAYDQKNIRRRVYDALNVLMAMNIISKEKKEIKWIGLPTNSAQECQNLEVERQRRLERIKQKQSQLQELILQQIAFKNLVQRNRQAEQQARRPPPPNSVIHLPFIIVNTSRKTVIDCSISNDKFEYLFNFDNTFEIHDDIEVLKRMGMACGLESGSCSAEDLKVARSLVPKALEPYVTEMAQGSIGGVFVTTTGSTSNGTRLSASDLSNGADGMLATSSNGSQYSGSRVETPVSYVGEDDDDDDDFNENDEED, from the exons ATGAAGGTGTGTGAGAAGGTGCAGAGGAAAGGGACGACCTCCTACAATGAGGTGGCCGACGAGCTGGTTGCCGAGTTCAGCGCCGCTGACAACCACATCTTACCCAACGAGTCCGCCTACGACCAGAAGAACATCCGGCGGCGTGTGTACGATGCCTTAAATGTGCTGATGGCCATGAACATCATCTccaaggagaagaaggagatcaagtggatcgGCCTGCCCACCAACTCTGCTCAGGAGTGCCAGAACTTAGAG GTAGAGAGGCAGCGGAGGCTGGAGAGGATCAAACAAAAGCAGTCACAGCTCCAGGAGCTCATCCTGCAG CAAATTGCCTTCAAGAACTTGGTGCAGAGAAATCGCCAAGCGGAGCAGCAGGCCCGCAGGCCACCGCCTCCCAACTCTGTCATCCACTTGCCCTTCATCATTGTCAACACCAGCAGGAAGACAGTCATCGACTGCAGCATCTCCAATGACAA ATTTGAGTATCTGTTCAACTTTGACAACACGTTTGAAATCCACGATGATATCGAGGTGCTCAAGCGCATGGGCATGGCCTGTGGGCTGGAGTCGGGCAGCTGCTCTGCTGAAGACCTCAAggtggcgagaagtctggtaccaaaagctctagaaccgtATGTGACAG agatggctcagggatccATTGGCGGAGTATTTGTCACGACAACAGGTTCTACATCCAATGGCACAAGGCTTTCTGCCAG TGATTTGAGCAATGGTGCAGATGGGATGCTGGCCACGAGCTCCAATGGGTCTCAGTACAGCGGCTCCAGGGTGGAGACCCCTGTGTCCTACGTTGGGGaggatgacgacgacgacgatgacttTAATGAGAACGACGAGGAGGATTGA